DNA sequence from the Verrucomicrobiota bacterium genome:
CCCGATGGCATGTCTTCCGGTAGTGCGATTGATGCGCCAGTCAACGTAATCGATTTGATTCCGACTTTCTTTAGCTATGCCGGAATCGATCTTCCCTGGGAGATGCATGGTGACAATCTTCGTCCATTGTTAGAGAATCCCAAGATGGATTGGGACCGACCGATTCTTCAGGAAAATTTTAGCCGGAGTTTTGGTCCTGATACAGCGGGTGGAGTTACTATTGTGGACACTGACAAAGGGTTGCCCAACCAGAATGTTGATTGGTGGATTTTTCTTCGGCACGGAAATTATAAATATATCCGCACTCTCGTTGAGGACGAAATTGAAGAACTCTACAACATTGAGTCTGACCCGCGGGAGTTAACCAATCTTGCCCTCGATCCCGCTCACCAGCGAATTCTGTCGAGAATGAGAGAATCCATGGTTGTGGAGTTGAAGAAGAAAAATGCGGCCTTGGTCGATAAAATGCCTCCTCCGAGAAGATTATAGCCTATTTTAACCATTGGTACTCGTAATTCTTTTGAAATTGGTAGGGCTCGATCGCCGAGCGAGCCGTCTTGGAATCGGCGGTTTACGGCGTTTCGAGGAACGAAGAGACGACACCACCAACCTCCCTACCTGAATCAGCGACTATTTTTAATAAAAATGCTTTAGAACTTCCTGGATAATGTTCCAGTCGGAAGATCGATCCTTCTTGTCGTTTCTTTATGTCTGGAAACTTAAAGGCTTCCGACAGCAATCAATCTTTCATAGGTGCGTAAGTAGGCCACCTTGTTTATGAAAAGCGGTGTGGAGCGATAGGGTCCGAGTTTGTTTCTTGTTATTTCTTTGAATGTCCTTCCAGGTTCGAAAATGACCATGTCCCCGTCCTCTGTGCCTTGGTAGATTTTGTTATCGGCCAAAACCATCGTAGGGTAGGCCGTTCCGGATACGCCTTGGATCTTCTGTTCGTAAACAAGATCTCCCGTCTTCGCTTCCAGCGCGGTGATGACGCTTTCCTGTCCGACCAGGTAGACGAGCCCATCGTGAATGAGTGGCGAGCTATAATAGCGGTCTTTGGAGACCTCCGTATGCCAAACCAGCTCCAGGCCTTTTTTATTTAGCGAAGCTACGGTAGAAGGTATGCGGTAGGCATAGGCATGACCTTCTTCTTTTCCAACACCGTTGGCTGCATAGATGATATTGTCCACCAACGCAGGTGTGTTGAAAATAGCCCAGGCGCGGTCCGTGTTGATTTTAACCAAACCTTTTTGGAGTACTTTACCATCACTGATGCGGATGACTTCACCACGGGGAGTAAATGCGAAATGTTTTCCTTCAACTGTAAAAGGTACCGGAGTTCCAAATACCACTTCCGATTCCGTGCTCCAGAGCTTTTTGCCATTGCTGGGATCCAGCGCATGGTAGTCATCGAAGCGGATGATTAGTTTTCCATCAATGATCTGCGGCATGGTTGCGCCTCCCCAGTTGTGGTCGGGATTTTCCAGGAAAGAGGTCCAAAGCCGCTTTCCGTCCAGGTCGTAGGCCGCTACTACGCCAAAGCCAAATTGTGCGTAGATACGTTTCCCATCGAAGTGAGGACTGTAGGAAGTGTATCCATTTGTCTGGTGTGCGGGTGGCATATCGAAGTCCTTATAAAAAGGGAGGTTTCGCATTACATTGATCTCCTCCTGGTAGCCTTCCATTTCACCTTCCTTGATAGCCATGGCTTCTGCGACCTGCTTGTTATCCGGATCTTTCTTAAGATTTGCCTCCAGTCTGCGGACTTCGTTCTTCAATTTTCCTATCTGCAGGTTGCGCTCCTCGATCATAGCGGTATGTGTCTCGATTTGGGCTTTTTTTGCGGAATCGATGTTGTGGAGAGTAAATAGATCGTTCGACTGCTGCCACAAGATTTGCCCCGATTGGCTGTCTGCACAAATGAGCTTGTCTGGCTCGGCGGTGAAAATGAGTCGGTTTCCCACCAAAATTGGAGTCCCATTGCTCTTGGTATCCAGGGGTATCTCCCATACCTGCTCCTTGCTCCAATCTATGGGAGCGGAGGTCACCTCAAAAGTGCCATTGTGGTTGCCGCGCCAAACCGGTATATCTGCTTGGAGGTTCGTCAGCCCGAATG
Encoded proteins:
- a CDS encoding PQQ-binding-like beta-propeller repeat protein, translating into MKHPLMFLTLLGSFGLTNLQADIPVWRGNHNGTFEVTSAPIDWSKEQVWEIPLDTKSNGTPILVGNRLIFTAEPDKLICADSQSGQILWQQSNDLFTLHNIDSAKKAQIETHTAMIEERNLQIGKLKNEVRRLEANLKKDPDNKQVAEAMAIKEGEMEGYQEEINVMRNLPFYKDFDMPPAHQTNGYTSYSPHFDGKRIYAQFGFGVVAAYDLDGKRLWTSFLENPDHNWGGATMPQIIDGKLIIRFDDYHALDPSNGKKLWSTESEVVFGTPVPFTVEGKHFAFTPRGEVIRISDGKVLQKGLVKINTDRAWAIFNTPALVDNIIYAANGVGKEEGHAYAYRIPSTVASLNKKGLELVWHTEVSKDRYYSSPLIHDGLVYLVGQESVITALEAKTGDLVYEQKIQGVSGTAYPTMVLADNKIYQGTEDGDMVIFEPGRTFKEITRNKLGPYRSTPLFINKVAYLRTYERLIAVGSL